AGCTTCTGTTTTAACTGCTCATAAGCCATATACAGGCTGCCAATCCCGTCAGGCTGCATATGTGTGGCATAGAATTGATATTGTCCATCCCGTTCATATACGGACACATTACCCCGTGCAATTACACGGGCGCCTTCCTTCGGAATGAAGGGCAGCCTGCGATTGTGCGTCGCAAACATGATAGACTTAATCCGGCTGCCTTCATCCTTCAGTGTAAAGTACATATGCCCGCTGGAATGATGTGTGAAATTGGAGATTTCACCACGAATCCATACATCTGTCAGGACAGAATCGGATTCCAGCTTCATTCGTATATATCGATTCAAATCTTTAATTGAATAAATGCGCTCTTCAGCCAGAGGAATCACTCCTTTTTAGACAAGACCATGAGCACGCTTAGCGGACAGAAGAGTATTCTGCATCAGCATCGTTATTGTCATAGGGCCAACTCCGCCTGGAACAGGGGTGATGGGTCCAGACACCTCACTAGCACTCGCAAAATCCACATCGCCTGCAAGCTTTCCGTTCTCAAGTCGATTCATTCCTACATCTATAACAACGGCACCTTCCTTGATGTAGCTTGCATCGATGAAATTAGCCCGTCCAATAGCGACGACAAGAATATCAGCCTGACGCGCAATTTCTTTCATATTTGAGGTACGAGAATGACACATCGACACCGTAGCGTTTTCACGCTGAAGGAGTAAAGATACCGGTTTGCCGACAATATTACTGCGTCCGATAACAACAGCATGCTTGCCTGCAATCTCAATTCCTGTACGTTTGATCATCTCAATAACGCCCGCAGGTGTACATGGCAGAAGACTATCGTCCCCAATTACCAGATTACCCACATTGACAGGATGGAACCCATCCACATCTTTTTCAACAGCAATGGCATTGATCACTTTCTTCTCATCAATATGACCCGGAAGAGGCAATTGAACCAGAATACCGTTAATGCTCATTTGACGATTCAGTTTGTCAACAAGAGCA
This sequence is a window from Paenibacillus urinalis. Protein-coding genes within it:
- the folD gene encoding bifunctional methylenetetrahydrofolate dehydrogenase/methenyltetrahydrofolate cyclohydrolase FolD is translated as MTATIISGKQISEDIRNSITEEVQQLKAKNIVPGLAVVLVGEDPASQVYVRNKEKACHDLGFYSEVHRLPSDTSEEDLLALVDKLNRQMSINGILVQLPLPGHIDEKKVINAIAVEKDVDGFHPVNVGNLVIGDDSLLPCTPAGVIEMIKRTGIEIAGKHAVVIGRSNIVGKPVSLLLQRENATVSMCHSRTSNMKEIARQADILVVAIGRANFIDASYIKEGAVVIDVGMNRLENGKLAGDVDFASASEVSGPITPVPGGVGPMTITMLMQNTLLSAKRAHGLV